A region of the Nitrospira sp. genome:
CTGTAGTTCGACCTCCAGCCAGATCTCATATTTATGTTTCAGATCCCAGATCGCCTTCATCTGTGGACGTGTATACCGTTCAATCACGATCCGCTTTCCTCCAGATTCCACGATCAGGGTCTGCGCGCTTCGCGGCCAGCCGCGACTCGGTGGCCAAGGCCTTATCAAGAACCGCGTTCACGAACTTTGAAGCATCCTCGTCGCCGAAACTCTTTGCCAGTTCGATGGCTTCGTCCATCGTAACCTTGGCAGGCACCTCATCCAACCACAGCAACTCGTACAGCCCGGCACGCAAAATGTTGCGGTCGACGATCGGCATGCGGTTCACGGTCCAATTCGTCGCATACTTACCGATAGTGGCATCGAGCTCTTTTTTATGCTCCAGCACACCCTGCACCAACTGTTCCGCGAACGCTCTCGACTCATCAGACGCCTCGCATTCACGCCAAAACTCGTCAAGCTGCACGCCGGACTTCCCATGAATGTCATGCTGAAAGAGGATCTGCAAGGCTCGCTCGCGAGCTTGGTGACGAGAGCCCATAGTTATACAGTGGGAACGTGAGAACGTTGAAAAGCTCGCAAGCTCACAGACTGACAAGAGAAATGACTCACCGTTTTGCTCTTCCTACTGCCCGCCGATTTTGGCTTGAAGACTTTTGATTTTCCAACTTTTCAACATTCCCTCTTA
Encoded here:
- the nusB gene encoding transcription antitermination factor NusB, which codes for MGSRHQARERALQILFQHDIHGKSGVQLDEFWRECEASDESRAFAEQLVQGVLEHKKELDATIGKYATNWTVNRMPIVDRNILRAGLYELLWLDEVPAKVTMDEAIELAKSFGDEDASKFVNAVLDKALATESRLAAKRADPDRGIWRKADRD